A single genomic interval of Chloroflexota bacterium harbors:
- a CDS encoding glycosyltransferase family 39 protein has translation MRVVERLRAVWNGSLRLDISVRDVFSLTLLLGLATVLLFFRLGEGSLADYDEATYAQIAKEALRTNDWLTPHWNGVPIFDKPPLSMWLTALAYKVFGINEFAARFWSAAFGLGVVVITYAIGRMLFGWVAGLGGALLLLTVQNTPHSYGYNFVALSRQGMLDSTLIFWLCLAALLAWKGRERPRCWVWMGVPLGLALMTKSAAALVHYGIITLYLFLSQGPRLFRRAEFWAGLGVSALIGLPWYLYQLVIHGYEFFFRFVILHIFGYASGWQGHTETTPWFYLGVIRNGFPVSWLAMIPAAGYGLWQVIYKRGYQWLLLLCWVVVPLILFSAANTRIAWYIQPTYPALALLIAGLITRLFRGGWGILVIGILVAFGLRLPMVGDLSADVKRVAQEARCLAGPDGEYLIFWRDAPIPRPSALYYLDAARFAATEEDLVMQLPETAYIVTDVVSWDGMERWGNIVYRAGNELLVVPRRNGR, from the coding sequence GTGAGAGTCGTGGAGCGTTTGCGTGCCGTGTGGAATGGCAGTCTCCGACTGGATATAAGCGTTCGTGATGTATTTAGCCTGACTCTATTGCTTGGGTTGGCTACGGTGCTTTTGTTCTTCAGGCTAGGGGAGGGGAGCCTGGCCGACTACGATGAGGCAACGTATGCCCAGATCGCCAAAGAAGCCCTGAGGACAAACGATTGGCTGACGCCGCATTGGAACGGCGTGCCCATTTTCGACAAACCGCCACTCTCGATGTGGCTGACAGCGCTGGCATACAAGGTCTTCGGCATCAACGAATTCGCCGCGCGGTTCTGGTCGGCGGCTTTCGGCTTGGGTGTTGTGGTGATAACCTATGCCATTGGGAGGATGCTATTTGGCTGGGTCGCGGGATTGGGCGGGGCACTACTCTTGCTGACGGTGCAGAATACACCTCACAGTTATGGCTACAATTTCGTGGCCCTTTCGCGACAAGGGATGCTGGATAGTACGCTTATCTTTTGGCTATGTCTGGCTGCACTCTTGGCTTGGAAGGGCCGTGAAAGGCCTCGGTGCTGGGTGTGGATGGGCGTGCCGCTAGGACTGGCGTTGATGACTAAGAGCGCTGCGGCACTGGTGCACTATGGGATCATCACGCTATATCTGTTTCTGAGCCAAGGGCCCAGGCTGTTTCGCCGCGCCGAATTCTGGGCGGGCCTCGGCGTCAGCGCCCTCATTGGGCTACCCTGGTATCTCTATCAATTGGTGATTCATGGTTACGAGTTCTTCTTTCGCTTTGTAATACTACACATCTTTGGCTACGCTAGTGGTTGGCAAGGTCATACTGAAACGACACCATGGTTCTACCTGGGGGTTATCCGCAACGGGTTCCCGGTTTCCTGGCTGGCCATGATTCCGGCAGCAGGATACGGACTCTGGCAGGTCATTTACAAGCGAGGGTACCAGTGGCTTCTTTTGCTCTGCTGGGTGGTGGTACCGCTGATATTGTTCAGCGCGGCCAACACCCGCATCGCCTGGTATATCCAGCCGACATACCCAGCCCTAGCACTCCTAATCGCCGGGCTGATCACCAGGCTCTTTAGAGGCGGATGGGGGATACTGGTCATTGGGATTTTGGTGGCCTTTGGGTTGCGCCTGCCGATGGTAGGCGATCTCAGCGCTGACGTAAAGCGGGTGGCCCAAGAAGCACGCTGTCTGGCGGGGCCCGACGGCGAATATCTCATTTTCTGGCGTGATGCGCCTATCCCAAGGCCATCCGCCCTCTATTATCTGGATGCAGCTCGCTTTGCGGCGACCGAGGAGGATTTGGTGATGCAATTACCGGAGACAGCGTATATCGTGACCGATGTGGTGTCTTGGGATGGTATGGAGCGTTGGGGCAACATCGTATATCGTGCTGGCAACGAATTGCTGGTTGTGCCACGGCGTAACGGGAGGTAA
- a CDS encoding glycosyltransferase family 2 protein codes for MDQGRLCTATGSRDPGDYVDHIKPKDNCAGVNLVPRDTILIIPAHNEEANLGSVLDEVRAVGYKGDVVVINDFSTDRTALVARRKGAEVVNLPCNLGYGGAVQAGFKYAVERGYRFAAVMDADGQHAPESLAALLQPVVEGRADIAVGSRYLGRAEYRVGLARTMGMRFFSNLVSWITGQRITDPTSGYQAMNAEVMRFFSQDNYPADYPDADTIILVKLAGFRLIEVPVVMRGRLSGVSMHSGLKPLYYVVKMMLSIMIVLLRQRSRMRAVRPGPDIEGGF; via the coding sequence ATGGACCAGGGCAGGCTTTGCACTGCAACAGGTAGCCGTGACCCAGGCGACTATGTGGATCACATTAAGCCAAAAGACAACTGCGCAGGAGTGAATCTGGTGCCAAGGGACACTATCTTGATCATTCCGGCCCATAACGAGGAAGCCAATTTGGGCTCTGTGCTGGATGAGGTACGTGCAGTTGGCTACAAAGGGGATGTAGTGGTCATTAACGATTTCTCTACCGACCGCACGGCTTTGGTGGCCAGACGCAAAGGAGCGGAGGTCGTCAACTTGCCCTGTAACTTGGGATACGGCGGCGCGGTGCAGGCTGGCTTCAAGTACGCCGTAGAACGCGGGTACCGCTTCGCAGCGGTCATGGATGCCGATGGTCAGCATGCGCCAGAGAGTTTGGCAGCCCTGTTGCAGCCTGTGGTCGAAGGTCGCGCCGATATCGCAGTGGGGTCGCGCTACCTGGGACGTGCGGAATACCGAGTTGGACTGGCGCGCACTATGGGTATGAGATTTTTCAGCAATCTTGTCTCTTGGATCACTGGCCAACGCATCACGGACCCCACGTCGGGCTACCAGGCTATGAACGCGGAGGTCATGCGCTTTTTCTCGCAGGACAACTATCCGGCCGATTACCCAGATGCAGACACGATCATACTGGTGAAACTGGCAGGCTTCCGCCTCATTGAGGTGCCAGTCGTGATGCGTGGCCGGCTGAGCGGCGTCTCCATGCACTCCGGTCTGAAGCCACTTTACTATGTGGTCAAGATGATGTTGTCTATCATGATAGTGCTTTTGCGCCAGAGGTCACGCATGCGCGCGGTGCGACCAGGCCCCGATATAGAGGGTGGCTTTTAA
- a CDS encoding glycosyltransferase family 2 protein: MISVVIPVHNGAETIGECLEAIGRSDYRDYEVVVVDDASTDNTAEVAARYPCQLVRLERNVGAATAKNIGARKARGDIILFTDDDILLQPDTLRLVAEDFSDPRCDGVVGLLSKDLRYPDFPAQFKNLWMHYTYIRLANTSEAGQNVGVFYTSLAAIRREAFEALGGFDEHYCGASVTEDIEFGQRLMTAGYRIFVDRRLTVEHLKRYTLLGLLREDLQRASGLMKTWLRKRLGNTGQRYYASVPWFFALAVPLSYGILLFAFFGLLSAHKVWWALAGACWLGALICNAPFLGALYQARGLHFLVKSCLFLPLDLLVSGMGIVLAILDFMRGKRY, from the coding sequence GTGATTTCAGTGGTAATCCCCGTGCATAACGGGGCTGAAACTATAGGCGAGTGCTTGGAAGCCATCGGGCGATCGGATTATCGTGACTATGAAGTCGTAGTAGTAGATGATGCTTCCACTGACAATACCGCTGAAGTCGCTGCCCGGTACCCTTGTCAGTTGGTGCGGCTCGAACGCAACGTGGGGGCAGCCACTGCCAAGAATATCGGGGCGCGCAAGGCTCGGGGCGATATCATCCTCTTTACTGACGATGATATCTTGCTCCAACCAGATACTCTACGCCTTGTGGCAGAAGATTTCAGCGATCCACGGTGTGATGGGGTAGTGGGCCTATTAAGCAAGGATTTGAGATATCCGGACTTTCCTGCTCAATTCAAGAACCTGTGGATGCACTATACATACATTCGTTTAGCAAACACATCAGAGGCTGGACAAAATGTCGGGGTTTTCTATACTAGTCTGGCAGCCATTCGTCGGGAGGCATTTGAAGCGTTAGGTGGCTTCGATGAGCATTACTGCGGGGCCAGTGTAACGGAAGACATAGAATTTGGCCAGCGCCTGATGACGGCGGGTTACCGTATTTTCGTGGATCGGCGGTTAACAGTGGAGCACCTGAAACGCTATACACTGTTGGGCCTCCTTCGTGAAGATCTCCAGCGCGCCAGCGGATTGATGAAGACCTGGTTGCGAAAAAGACTAGGCAATACTGGCCAACGGTATTATGCCTCGGTGCCCTGGTTCTTTGCCCTGGCTGTGCCGTTATCCTACGGCATTCTCCTCTTTGCATTTTTTGGCCTGCTCTCGGCCCACAAGGTGTGGTGGGCGCTGGCCGGGGCCTGCTGGTTAGGCGCGCTGATTTGTAACGCCCCGTTCCTGGGCGCACTCTACCAGGCGCGTGGGTTACACTTTCTGGTGAAGAGTTGTCTTTTCTTACCACTAGACCTGTTGGTTTCTGGGATGGGAATTGTGCTCGCTATCCTCGATTTCATGCGCGGCAAACGATACTGA
- a CDS encoding polysaccharide deacetylase family protein gives MVKCQHALSIDVEDWYHPELIRPHAVEERDSIVVEATQIILKLLERHDVRATFFVVGEVAARHPDLVREIHTAGHEVACHGMSHRPLWDLTPEDLRAELEAFASIVTPLVGEGSVVGFRAPTFSLDNRTAWAIDVLREFAYQYDSSVFPVRTPLYGVQDCPSGPYYPSSDDVTKADQAGGFVEFPLPVFRWAWLKIPVGGGFYLRAMPFRVLVQLLRAIEKRAPFVLYVHPWEMYEEVPRVTLTPLSQLVSYYNIRGALAKLEGLLRVFAFAPIREVLAGYLPRRGMTT, from the coding sequence ATGGTTAAATGTCAACATGCCCTCTCCATCGATGTGGAGGATTGGTATCATCCCGAACTTATTCGTCCACATGCTGTAGAGGAGCGCGACTCTATCGTTGTTGAGGCGACGCAAATAATATTGAAACTTTTAGAACGGCACGATGTGCGGGCCACATTCTTCGTTGTCGGTGAAGTGGCAGCCAGGCACCCCGATCTGGTGCGCGAGATTCATACTGCCGGGCATGAAGTCGCGTGCCATGGGATGTCGCATAGACCACTGTGGGATCTAACGCCGGAGGACCTGCGCGCGGAATTGGAAGCGTTTGCGAGTATAGTGACCCCACTTGTTGGAGAGGGCTCTGTCGTAGGGTTTCGTGCCCCGACCTTCTCGCTGGATAACCGTACGGCCTGGGCGATAGATGTGCTGCGAGAGTTCGCCTACCAATATGATTCCAGTGTATTCCCCGTTCGAACTCCATTATATGGGGTGCAAGACTGCCCGTCAGGGCCCTATTACCCTTCATCGGATGATGTGACGAAAGCAGACCAAGCAGGGGGTTTCGTTGAGTTTCCGTTGCCTGTGTTTCGTTGGGCGTGGCTGAAGATACCCGTGGGGGGCGGGTTCTACCTCCGTGCCATGCCCTTCAGGGTGCTGGTGCAACTGTTACGAGCGATAGAAAAGAGGGCACCCTTTGTATTGTATGTTCACCCATGGGAGATGTATGAAGAGGTACCGCGAGTAACCTTGACACCTCTCTCCCAGTTAGTCTCGTATTACAACATCAGGGGTGCGTTAGCCAAGTTAGAAGGCCTATTGCGGGTTTTCGCTTTCGCACCAATCAGGGAGGTATTGGCCGGTTATCTACCTCGGCGAGGGATGACCACATGA
- a CDS encoding glycosyltransferase family 39 protein — translation MSENRRFTILVFVIYAALALFWLLFGRVNQDEGWYLYASKLVYRGQVPYRDFSYTQMPLLPYVYGLVQMPFGGSLLIGRLTSIACGLLALGLTMAAARRLNGDQAGWAAGALVCTNSFTIYYFTLVKTYALTGLLLVAMAYALARWPRSWQGYALALAATTAAVGVRLSVAPALICVIAYVLWQNRQCVRRLLQWTLLAIASAILLVVPYLLYSDVFIFNVMGHHLGKYNLEGSTLGVALRIFVEKAYILSEVVKQYFLVYTLIVASVALGWQHSLRQWWQRNAVVALLLVVYTLVFVANFVPGVAQDEYQTSLLPIAAIVAGTGWEQFVRELSARRRRDAWALLLAGCALAPIAFGLGRGTFSPFTVQGKTLPLAQVAAAGRFVNEHTAPDSRVLTLDTYVAIEAKRDVIPGLEMSIFSLYPQISTDQARRLRVMNAEILLAALESGQAKAVVASETALGIIAGAEHQDIQGFSSYSIEGSRFYAALKERYTLAREIPYFGQFGDTLCIYLPRE, via the coding sequence ATGAGTGAGAACCGGCGTTTTACCATCCTTGTTTTCGTGATCTACGCGGCATTGGCGCTTTTCTGGTTGTTGTTCGGGCGGGTCAACCAGGATGAGGGCTGGTATTTGTACGCGAGCAAACTGGTGTATCGAGGCCAGGTGCCTTATCGCGATTTTTCGTACACCCAGATGCCGCTTCTGCCCTATGTCTATGGCCTGGTTCAGATGCCGTTTGGGGGTAGCCTGTTGATAGGGCGGCTTACATCTATCGCCTGTGGATTGCTTGCCTTGGGCCTGACGATGGCTGCGGCCCGGCGCTTGAATGGCGACCAGGCAGGGTGGGCAGCGGGGGCATTGGTCTGTACCAATTCCTTCACCATCTATTACTTCACATTAGTGAAGACCTACGCATTGACAGGCCTGCTTTTGGTGGCGATGGCCTATGCTCTTGCCCGCTGGCCTCGTTCATGGCAGGGGTACGCCCTGGCATTAGCGGCGACGACAGCAGCGGTGGGGGTGCGTCTCTCGGTGGCCCCAGCGCTGATCTGTGTGATTGCCTATGTGCTGTGGCAGAATCGCCAGTGCGTTCGCCGCCTGCTGCAGTGGACACTTTTGGCTATAGCCTCTGCAATTCTGCTCGTTGTGCCCTATCTTCTATATAGCGACGTTTTTATATTCAACGTAATGGGGCATCACTTGGGCAAGTACAATCTGGAAGGGAGCACGCTGGGCGTGGCCCTGCGTATCTTCGTTGAGAAGGCATATATTCTCTCCGAAGTAGTAAAGCAGTATTTCCTGGTGTACACCCTTATTGTGGCTAGTGTAGCGCTGGGTTGGCAACATAGCCTGCGCCAGTGGTGGCAAAGGAACGCTGTGGTGGCCCTTCTGTTGGTCGTGTACACTCTGGTCTTTGTGGCCAACTTTGTCCCCGGAGTGGCCCAGGATGAGTATCAGACGTCCCTCTTACCCATCGCTGCAATAGTCGCTGGTACAGGCTGGGAGCAATTCGTACGCGAACTTAGCGCACGGAGGCGACGTGATGCTTGGGCTTTGCTGTTGGCGGGATGTGCTCTGGCGCCCATCGCCTTTGGGCTGGGCCGAGGGACCTTTTCGCCGTTCACGGTGCAGGGCAAGACATTGCCATTGGCGCAGGTGGCGGCGGCAGGCCGGTTTGTAAACGAGCATACTGCACCTGACAGTAGGGTCTTAACGCTGGACACGTATGTGGCCATCGAGGCAAAGCGCGATGTGATACCGGGTCTGGAGATGTCCATTTTCTCCTTGTATCCCCAGATCTCGACGGATCAGGCTCGCCGATTGCGAGTGATGAATGCGGAGATACTATTGGCTGCGTTGGAGAGCGGACAGGCAAAAGCAGTGGTCGCCTCTGAAACGGCGTTGGGCATAATTGCTGGTGCAGAGCATCAGGATATACAAGGCTTTTCCAGCTATTCGATAGAGGGGAGTCGTTTCTACGCGGCACTGAAGGAGCGTTACACGTTGGCCCGTGAGATACCATATTTCGGCCAGTTTGGAGACACCCTTTGCATCTACCTCCCTCGAGAATGA
- the rffA gene encoding dTDP-4-amino-4,6-dideoxygalactose transaminase: MPLTKPYYGPEEEAAVLAVLRTGNVGGDGEQCKAAEAYMRERFGVKHALLTTSCTHAMELALMACGIGPGDEVILPSFTFTSTANVILRQGARPVFAEIEEATFNLDPEDIKHRISPRTRAIMPVHYAGIGCRMDEIMEIAQRYGLLVIEDAAQGVGAKYNGRWLGAIGTAGCYSFHVTKNVTCGEGGALLTDDDQLAERAEIIREKGTNRSQFLRGQVDKYTWVDWGSSFVLSDLLAAVLVQQLRKMDEINAKRRVIWEYYYHRLEELALEGQIILPALDPLAESNWHIFAIRTDLARRDKVLAALRARGIGATFHYIPLHSSPYGRKMWGYTAEDLPITEKVSASLIRLPIYPDLTPQEQEYIIDSLYEIYAEI; the protein is encoded by the coding sequence ATACCATTGACCAAACCATATTACGGACCTGAGGAGGAAGCAGCCGTCCTGGCGGTGCTTCGCACAGGCAACGTGGGCGGTGACGGCGAGCAATGTAAGGCCGCCGAAGCCTATATGCGGGAGCGATTCGGTGTCAAACACGCCTTGCTGACCACCTCGTGCACCCATGCGATGGAACTAGCGCTGATGGCCTGTGGCATCGGACCAGGAGATGAGGTTATCCTGCCCAGTTTTACTTTCACCTCCACTGCCAACGTGATCTTGCGTCAGGGGGCGAGGCCAGTTTTCGCTGAGATTGAGGAGGCAACCTTTAATCTGGACCCGGAGGATATCAAGCACCGCATCAGCCCCCGCACTCGTGCTATTATGCCTGTGCACTACGCTGGGATCGGTTGCCGGATGGATGAAATCATGGAGATCGCCCAGCGATACGGCCTCTTGGTCATTGAGGATGCAGCCCAGGGGGTTGGAGCCAAGTACAATGGCCGATGGCTGGGTGCGATTGGAACGGCTGGTTGCTATAGTTTTCATGTTACTAAAAATGTCACCTGTGGCGAGGGCGGAGCCCTGTTGACCGATGACGATCAGTTGGCCGAACGGGCAGAGATAATCCGCGAAAAGGGGACCAACCGTTCCCAATTTCTACGGGGCCAGGTAGACAAGTACACCTGGGTGGATTGGGGTAGCAGTTTCGTTCTCTCCGACCTCTTGGCAGCGGTGCTGGTACAGCAACTGCGGAAGATGGACGAGATCAATGCCAAACGCCGAGTGATCTGGGAATACTACTATCACCGCCTGGAGGAACTGGCACTTGAAGGGCAAATCATCCTGCCGGCTCTTGATCCGCTGGCCGAAAGCAACTGGCACATCTTTGCCATCCGCACGGACCTCGCTCGACGTGACAAAGTGTTGGCCGCTCTGCGAGCCCGGGGTATTGGGGCCACATTCCACTACATCCCCTTGCACTCTTCGCCGTATGGGCGGAAGATGTGGGGTTACACGGCTGAAGATTTGCCAATTACGGAGAAGGTGAGCGCTTCACTCATCCGCTTGCCCATTTATCCTGACCTGACACCACAAGAGCAGGAATACATCATTGATTCGCTCTACGAGATCTACGCAGAAATCTGA
- a CDS encoding glycosyltransferase family 2 protein, with product MTEPVDLTLVLACYNEEPIIERSVREIVDILDMARFRYEIIFVDDCSRDRTRELIDHIIAAYPDHRMSRIFHEHNVGRGGTVADGIRASQAEFAGFIDIDLEVHARYIPSCVLALQQGADVVTGLRNYKFSLRRMDRYFMSRGYAWLMRTLLEVPIQDSETGYKFFRREKILPVLNEIEDTRWFWDTEVMVRSYLRGYKIAEIPCLFQRRPDKVSTVNSLRDTWDYFIKLWRFRRVVRALRAHGGVPAPAKGVASE from the coding sequence ATGACTGAACCTGTTGATCTGACTCTGGTACTTGCCTGTTACAATGAAGAACCTATTATCGAGAGAAGCGTCCGCGAGATCGTAGATATCTTGGACATGGCGCGTTTCCGTTATGAGATCATCTTCGTGGATGATTGTAGCCGTGACCGCACGCGAGAGTTGATTGATCACATCATCGCTGCGTATCCAGATCACCGGATGAGTCGTATCTTCCATGAGCACAATGTCGGGCGTGGTGGGACGGTTGCTGATGGCATTCGTGCCAGCCAGGCGGAATTCGCAGGGTTCATTGACATTGATCTGGAGGTGCATGCTCGCTACATTCCTTCATGCGTGCTGGCCTTGCAGCAAGGTGCGGACGTAGTGACGGGCTTGCGCAATTACAAATTCAGTCTGCGGCGCATGGATCGTTATTTCATGAGCCGGGGGTACGCCTGGCTGATGCGGACTCTTTTAGAAGTACCTATTCAAGACTCAGAGACGGGCTACAAATTCTTCCGCCGGGAGAAGATATTGCCGGTCTTGAACGAGATCGAAGACACCCGTTGGTTTTGGGACACGGAAGTCATGGTGCGCTCTTACTTACGGGGGTACAAAATCGCCGAAATTCCTTGCCTATTTCAACGCCGTCCCGACAAGGTTTCCACGGTGAACAGCCTCAGGGACACGTGGGACTATTTCATCAAATTGTGGCGTTTCCGCCGGGTGGTGCGTGCTCTTCGAGCACACGGAGGCGTGCCTGCGCCAGCGAAGGGGGTAGCAAGTGAGTGA
- a CDS encoding glycosyltransferase: MELSILIPALNEEKNIARLILRVREQVSRLVPEHEIIVVDGHSQDHTCELAQRAGAIVVEQDAPGYGGALREGFDLASGNYILTLDADFSHSPDFIATLWAVRERAEVVIASRYVEGGSAEMPFYRRVFSVLLNFFFGRALALPVRDVSSGFRLYNARAVRSLELKSEDFDILEEILIECLARGMTVKEVPFHFVPRGEGRSHVKLLRLGLACCKTFTRMWKLRNSIDSADYDARAFDSLIPLQRYWQRKRHRIITGWAEGYQHCLDVGCGSSCILRDLGGLAIGLDIQHNKLRYARRYGRPLIHASVFALPFVDQSFDCVICSEVIEHIPRDECLFSELARVLKGNGRLILGTPDYGRWQWRLIEWFYARLAPGGYADEHVTHYRRNELIAILRGLRFQLEQTAYVLGSELILAFTKRDQGKEL, encoded by the coding sequence ATGGAACTCAGCATTCTTATCCCGGCATTGAACGAGGAGAAAAACATTGCCCGACTCATCCTGCGAGTGCGTGAGCAGGTGAGCAGACTTGTGCCAGAACACGAGATCATCGTGGTAGATGGGCACTCACAAGACCATACATGCGAGTTGGCACAGAGAGCAGGAGCGATCGTGGTGGAGCAGGATGCGCCTGGCTATGGTGGTGCTCTCAGGGAAGGTTTCGACCTTGCGAGTGGTAATTATATTCTGACCTTGGACGCGGACTTTTCCCATAGCCCGGATTTCATTGCCACCCTATGGGCGGTCCGCGAACGTGCAGAGGTGGTCATTGCTTCCCGGTATGTAGAAGGGGGAAGCGCTGAGATGCCCTTCTACCGGCGGGTATTTAGCGTGTTGCTGAACTTCTTCTTCGGGCGAGCACTTGCTCTGCCGGTACGGGATGTATCCAGTGGTTTCCGACTTTATAACGCCCGGGCAGTGCGCAGTCTAGAATTGAAGAGCGAGGACTTTGATATTCTCGAGGAGATCCTGATAGAGTGTCTCGCGCGTGGGATGACGGTGAAGGAAGTGCCCTTCCATTTTGTGCCAAGGGGGGAGGGCAGATCCCATGTTAAGTTGCTGAGGCTCGGCCTTGCATGTTGCAAGACGTTCACGCGTATGTGGAAGTTGCGCAACTCTATCGACAGCGCAGATTACGACGCAAGGGCTTTCGACAGCCTCATTCCACTACAGCGCTACTGGCAACGGAAACGCCACCGTATCATTACCGGTTGGGCTGAGGGGTACCAACACTGCCTGGACGTGGGATGTGGATCGAGTTGCATTCTGCGGGACCTGGGAGGACTTGCGATAGGTCTGGACATCCAGCATAACAAGCTGCGCTATGCGCGCCGTTATGGTCGGCCTCTCATTCATGCCTCTGTCTTCGCGCTGCCATTCGTAGACCAGAGTTTTGACTGCGTGATCTGTTCAGAGGTAATTGAACATATCCCTCGGGATGAATGCCTCTTTAGCGAATTGGCTAGGGTGCTGAAAGGAAACGGGAGGTTGATTTTGGGCACTCCAGACTATGGGCGTTGGCAGTGGCGACTCATTGAGTGGTTTTATGCCCGCCTGGCCCCTGGCGGATACGCTGACGAGCATGTCACTCACTATAGGCGGAACGAATTGATTGCTATTCTACGTGGGCTTAGATTTCAACTTGAGCAAACGGCGTACGTGCTCGGCTCAGAGTTGATATTGGCTTTCACAAAGCGCGATCAAGGGAAAGAGTTGTGA
- a CDS encoding class I SAM-dependent methyltransferase, with the protein MSETKHVQEDIQAYWLKQPELFAGAYEERGRGFLSGFLARFLRDRLGQIIPLLQVRPGERVIDVGCGSGPYLEALVKMGAQVTGVDYSAEMLRLAKERLARAGIHDVPLIQADARDLSAIAGPFDWVLAVGLLDYVPDTLQVLREFNRLLRAGGRLLATIPKNPSPFFFIRSGPGNWLRRMALDLPPILVAVNRAELEALWTRAGFALQQVAVTQATMWITLSQKTTAQE; encoded by the coding sequence GTGAGTGAAACCAAACACGTACAGGAGGACATACAGGCTTATTGGCTGAAGCAGCCGGAATTGTTTGCGGGAGCCTATGAGGAGCGAGGGCGTGGGTTTCTCAGCGGGTTCTTGGCTCGCTTCTTGCGTGACAGGTTGGGCCAAATCATCCCTCTTCTGCAAGTCAGGCCGGGTGAGCGAGTGATTGATGTGGGTTGTGGGTCCGGGCCATATTTGGAAGCGCTGGTGAAGATGGGGGCGCAGGTTACCGGAGTGGACTATTCGGCGGAGATGCTACGCCTGGCCAAAGAGCGCTTGGCTCGGGCGGGCATCCATGATGTACCATTGATTCAAGCCGATGCACGAGATCTATCGGCTATTGCCGGCCCGTTCGATTGGGTACTGGCCGTGGGGCTATTGGACTATGTGCCCGATACGTTACAAGTACTGCGCGAATTCAACCGGCTGCTACGAGCCGGCGGCCGGTTGTTAGCGACAATTCCCAAAAATCCCAGTCCATTCTTTTTCATCCGCAGTGGCCCGGGTAACTGGCTACGGCGGATGGCATTGGATCTGCCACCCATCCTAGTGGCGGTTAATCGCGCCGAGTTGGAGGCGCTATGGACCAGGGCAGGCTTTGCACTGCAACAGGTAGCCGTGACCCAGGCGACTATGTGGATCACATTAAGCCAAAAGACAACTGCGCAGGAGTGA